From Lolium perenne isolate Kyuss_39 chromosome 5, Kyuss_2.0, whole genome shotgun sequence, a single genomic window includes:
- the LOC127302907 gene encoding signal peptidase complex subunit 3B, whose product MHSFGHRANAVATFAVTILAAMCFAASFSDSFNSPTPTASVKILNINWFQKEANANDEVSMTLNISADLSSLFTWNTKQVFVFVAAEYETPQNALNQVSLWDGIIPSKEHAKFLIHTTNKYRFIDQGSNLKGKDFNLTMHWHIMPKTGKMFADKIVMTGYRLPEQYR is encoded by the exons ATGCATTCGTTCGGGCACCGCGCGAACGCCGTGGCGACGTTCGCGGTGACGATACTGGCGGCCATGTGCTTCGCCGCCTCCTTCTCCGACAGCTTCAACTCCCCCACCCCCACCGCCTCCGTCAAG ATCCTGAACATCAACTGGTTCCAGAAAGAGGCCAACGCCAATGACGAG GTTAGCATGACGCTCAACATCTCGGCCGACCTTTCGTCTCTCTTCACGTGGAACACGAAACAG GTGTTTGTTTTTGTGGCAGCTGAATACGAGACTCCACAAAATGCGTTGAATCAA GTTTCCCTTTGGGATGGAATTATACCTTCAAAGGAGCACGCCAAGTTCTTGATCCATACCACAAACAAGTACAGATTTATTGACCAG GGAAGCAACTTGAAAGGCAAGGACTTCAACCTGACGATGCACTGGCACATCATGCCAAAGACGGGCAAGATGTTTGCTGACAAGATCGTCATGACAGGGTACCGTCTGCCCGAGC